A window of the Brassica napus cultivar Da-Ae chromosome A2, Da-Ae, whole genome shotgun sequence genome harbors these coding sequences:
- the LOC106436980 gene encoding probable WRKY transcription factor 38, with protein MAKTSTLNSMNTSHEKAVQAILYGQSCAKRLKLQLDHPMADGRSVSNYDLAKSIVHCFSSAISIFSDKPKSEDNFFSDLSSRDSSSSSSPPLPQRSHSKKRKNNNTNSSENWRHDSPDPNYYDGFLWRKYGQKTIKQSKHQRSYYRCSYNIDHACGARKHEQKIKDNPPVYRTTYFGHHTCNINHNQDAGLTTVGDSVNDLENSRMIWFGEDLDQEKESHTSGLSVSVKHEEGSIKEETVDQYRHRGITSHDKDCQNVIKENHQPSPSGSYTPPSSSGSEIDMFDSDLLVEDLDLWDRYDMYDFGLR; from the exons ATGGCTAAAACAAGCACACTCAACTCTATGAATACCTCCCACGAAAAGGCGGTACAAGCTATCCTTTATGGCCAAAGCTGTGCCAAGCGGCTGAAGCTGCAGCTTGACCATCCAATGGCTGACGGAAGATCGGTTTCAAACTATGATCTTGCTAAATCGATTGTCCATTGTTTTTCCAGTGCCATCTCAATCTTTTCTGATAAACCAAAAtcggaggataattttttttctgatttatcttcaagggattcttcttcttcttcttctcctcctcttcccCAGAGAAGCCACTCCAAGAAAAG AAAGAATAATAACACGAATTCAAGTGAGAATTGGAGGCACGATTCACCGGATCCGAACTACTACGATGGGTTTCTTTGGAGGAAATATGGCCAAAAGACTATTAAACAATCTAAACACCAAAG GAGCTACTATAGATGTTCTTACAACATAGACCATGCCTGTGGAGCAAGAAAGCATGAACAGAAGATTAAAGACAATCCTCCCGTTTACCGAACAACGTACTTTGGCCACCACACTTGCAATATCAACCATAACCAAGATGCTGGTTTAACTACCGTTGGGGATTCAGTTAATGATTTGGAAAATTCCCGGATGATCTGGTTCGGAGAAGATCTTGATCAGGAGAAGGAAAGTCACACGAGCGGTTTATCTGTATCGGTTaagcatgaagaaggtagcATCAAAGAGGAAACTGTGGATCAGTACCGTCACCGTGGGATAACCAGTCATGATAAAGATTGTCAAAATGTGATTAAAGAGAATCATCAACCATCGCCATCAGGTTCTTATACTCCTCCGTCGTCATCTGGCAGTGAAATTGACATGTTTGATTCAGATCTGCTTGTGGAAGACTTAGATTTATGGGATCGTTATGATATGTATGACTTTGGACTGCGTTAG
- the LOC106384659 gene encoding probable WRKY transcription factor 38 — translation MNTSHEKAVQAILYGHSCAKRLKLQLDHPVADARSVSNYDLTKSIVHCFSDAISIFSDKSKSEDDVFSDLSSRDYPPPLHQRSHSKKRKNNSTNSSENWRHDSPDPNYYDGFLWRKYGQKTIKQSKHQRSYYRCSYNIDYACGAKKHEQKIKDNPPVYRTTYFGHHTCRINQNQDAGFTTIGDPVDNLENSRMIRFGQDLDQETIGLSVSVKDEKGIIKEETMDQCRGITGNDKDCQTVIKENHQSSPSGSYTPSSSGSEIDMFDSDLLVEDLDLWDRYDLYDF, via the exons ATGAATACCTCCCACGAAAAGGCAGTACAAGCTATCCTTTATGGCCATAGCTGTGCCAAGCGGTTGAAGCTGCAGCTTGACCATCCAGTGGCTGACGCAAGATCGGTTTCTAACTATGATCTTACTAAATCGATCGTCCATTGTTTTTCCGATGCCATCTCAATCTTTTCTGATAAATCAAAATCCGAGGATGATGTATTTTCTGATTTATCTTCAAGGGATTatcctcctcctcttcaccAGAGAAGCCACTCCAAGAAAAG AAAGAATAATAGTACAAATTCAAGTGAGAATTGGAGGCACGATTCACCGGATCCGAACTACTACGATGGGTTTCTTTGGAGGAAATATGGCCAAAAGACTATTAAACAATCTAAACATCAAAG GAGCTACTATAGATGTTCATACAACATAGATTATGCATGTGGAGCAAAAAAGCATGAACAGAAGATCAAAGACAATCCTCCAGTTTACCGAACCACTTACTTTGGCCACCACACTTGCAGAATCAACCAAAACCAAGATGCCGGTTTTACTACCATTGGAGATCCGGTAGATAATTTGGAAAATTCCCGAATGATCCGGTTCGGACAAGATCTCGATCAGGAGACGATCGGTTTATCTGTATCGGTTAAGGATGAAAAAGGTATCATCAAAGAGGAAACTATGGATCAGTGCCGTGGGATAACCGGTAATGATAAAGATTGTCAAACTGTGATTAAAGAGAATCATCAGTCATCACCATCAGGTTCTTATACTCCGTCGTCATCTGGCAGTGAAATTGACATGTTTGATTCAGATTTGCTAGTGGAAGACTTAGATTTATGGGATCGTTATGATTTGTATGACTTTTGA
- the LOC106416471 gene encoding fatty acyl-CoA reductase 1-like, whose amino-acid sequence MESNCVQFLGNKTILITGAPGFLAKVLVEKILRLQPNVKKMYLLLRAADTKAAMQRLRSEVVEINLFKVLRNDLGEENLNDLVREKIVPVPGDISIHNLGVKDSDLLQRMWSEIDIVINIAATTNFDERYDIGLGINTFGALNVLNFAKKCVKGQLLLHVSTAYVCGENSGLFLEKPFTMGQTLSGDTKLDINVEFELMKQKLKELQHQDFSEQEISQSMKDLGMARAKVHGWPNTYVFTKAMGEMLVGKYRENLPLVIVRPTMITSTLAEPFPGWIEGLRTIDSVIVAYGKGRLKCFLADPNTVFDLIPADMVVNAMIATATAHSGETGIQTIYHVGSSFQNPVTFGQLHETAARYFTKKPLVARNGSPIIVTKGTLLSTMGQFSLYITLRYKLPLLILRLMNIIYPWSQGDKYNDDSRKIKLAMRLVDLYQPYLLFKGIFDDLNTESLRRRRQSIKELDGSFEFDPKSINWDDYMENTHIPGLITHVLKQ is encoded by the exons ATGGAATCAAACTGTGTTCAATTTCTGGGGAACAAGACGATTCTCATCACTGGTGCTCCTGGTTTTCTTGCCAAAG TTCTGGTAGAGAAAATTCTGAGGTTGCAACCAAATGTGAAGAAGATGTACCTTCTGTTGAGAGCTGCCGACACTAAAGCAGCCATGCAACGGTTACGTAGCGAG GTTGTGGAGATAAACCTTTTTAAGGTGTTGAGGAATGATCTTGGTGAAGAAAATCTGAATGACTTGGTTCGTGAAAAAATCGTGCCGGTTCCCGGTGATATATCTATCCATAATCTGGGAGTAAAAGACTCTGATCTCTTACAACGTATGTGGAGTGAGATTGATATCGTTATCAACATCGCAGCCACCACTAATTTCGATGAAAG ATATGATATCGGTCTTGGCATCAATACATTTGGAGCTCTCAATGTTCTCAACTTTGCCAAGAAGTGCGTTAAAGGACAATTACTTCTCCATGTCTCAACCG CATATGTTTGCGGCGAAAACTCGGGATTGTTCCTAGAGAAACCATTCACGATGGGACAGACTCTCAGCGGAGATACTAAGCTAGACATCAATGTAGAATTCGAGCTGATGAAACAGAAACTAAAAGAGCTCCAGCATCAAGATTTTTCTGAACAAGAGATCTCACAGtcgatgaaagatcttggaatgGCAAG GGCAAAGGTTCATGGATGGCCAAATACATATGTATTCACCAAAGCAATGGGAGAGATGCTAGTGGGGAAGTATAGAGAAAATTTGCCACTTGTCATCGTACGTCCAACAATGATTACTAGTACTCTCGCCGAACCATTTCCTGGTTGGATTGAAGGACTGAG AACTATAGATAGTGTGATTGTTGCATATGGCAAAGGAAGGCTTAAATGTTTTCTTGCGGATCCAAACACAGTCTTTGACCTT ATACCAGCAGACATGGTGGTCAACGCGATGATCGCAACCGCAACAGCTCattcaggagaaaccgggatccAGACCATATATCATGTCGGTTCTTCTTTTCAAAATCCAGTCACGTTTGGACAACTCCACGAGACCGCGGCTCGTTACTTTACAAAGAAACCTCTTGTTGCTCGCAATGGCTCCCCAATCATAGTAACCAAAGGAACACTTTTATCCACGATGGGTCAATTCAGCCTCTACATCACTCTCCGTTACAAGCTTCCTCTACTG ATACTTCGATTGATGAATATAATTTACCCATGGAGTCAAGGAGATAAATACAATGACGACAGCCGCAAAATCAAGCTAGCTATGCGTCTCGTTGACCTTTACCAGCCTTACTTACTCTTCAAGGGCAT atttgatgatttaaatACCGAAAGCCTGCGAAGGAGAAGACAGAGCATCAAAGAGTTAGATGGATCGTTCGAGTTCGACCCCAAGTCCATTAACTGGGACGATTATATGGAAAACACACACATTCCTGGCCTCATCACCCATGTtcttaaacaataa